The Variovorax paradoxus genome window below encodes:
- the mobA gene encoding molybdenum cofactor guanylyltransferase MobA: MNSIAREDITGLVLAGGRGSRMGGVDKGLQDHRGVPLALHALRRLQPQVGTAMLSANRNLPDYEAMGVPVWSDSIEGYAGPLAGLLTGLEHARTAWLVTVPCDTPDFPPDLVDRLAEAAAAQGAEIAMAATHEDGELRAQPVFCLLRASLAPSLLAFLQAGERKFGKWTAQHRMVQVAFDDAAAFFNANTSDELRQLQR, from the coding sequence ATGAACTCCATCGCGCGCGAAGACATCACGGGCCTGGTGCTGGCCGGCGGCCGCGGCAGCCGCATGGGCGGCGTCGACAAGGGCCTGCAGGACCACCGCGGCGTGCCGCTGGCGCTGCATGCACTGCGCCGCCTGCAGCCGCAGGTGGGCACGGCCATGCTCAGCGCCAACCGCAACCTGCCCGACTACGAAGCGATGGGCGTGCCCGTGTGGTCCGACTCCATCGAAGGCTATGCGGGGCCGCTCGCGGGCCTGCTGACCGGGCTCGAGCATGCGCGCACCGCTTGGCTCGTCACCGTGCCCTGCGACACGCCGGACTTTCCGCCGGACCTGGTCGACCGGCTGGCCGAGGCCGCGGCCGCGCAGGGTGCCGAGATCGCGATGGCCGCCACGCACGAAGACGGCGAGCTGCGCGCGCAACCGGTGTTCTGCCTGCTGCGTGCCAGCCTGGCGCCGAGCCTGCTCGCCTTCCTGCAGGCGGGCGAGCGCAAGTTCGGCAAGTGGACCGCGCAGCACCGCATGGTGCAGGTCGCGTTCGACGACGCGGCCGCCTTCTTCAACGCCAACACCAGCGACGAGCTGCGCCAGTTGCAGCGTTGA
- a CDS encoding helix-turn-helix transcriptional regulator yields MTDPILRLAGLIDRPDGPVLIAAEGSQGEELASGPHRHARGQLFGSLRGLVSVGVEDGVWIVPAIHAVWLPPHQEHSGRSHGPFHGWSVYVAEPACATLPSRPCTLRTSGLLREAVLRACSWPLEAPKALDESRAHVAAVILDEIRSLPVEPFGLPLPSDPRLQRIAHALIAEPADERDLEQWAGWAAVSSRTLSRRFVLETGFNFTAWRQRARMMRSLEMLAAGVPVTAIALDLGYSTASAFIGLFRRTFGETPASYRARL; encoded by the coding sequence ATGACCGATCCCATTCTTCGCCTCGCCGGCCTGATCGACCGACCGGACGGCCCGGTCCTGATCGCGGCCGAGGGCAGCCAGGGCGAAGAGTTGGCGTCGGGCCCGCATCGCCATGCGCGCGGCCAGCTGTTCGGCTCGCTGCGCGGGTTGGTGTCGGTCGGGGTCGAGGACGGCGTCTGGATCGTGCCGGCCATCCACGCGGTCTGGCTGCCGCCGCACCAGGAGCATTCGGGGCGTTCGCACGGCCCGTTCCATGGCTGGAGCGTCTACGTGGCGGAGCCGGCCTGCGCCACCCTGCCCTCGCGGCCCTGCACCCTCCGCACCTCGGGCCTGCTGCGCGAGGCGGTGCTGCGCGCCTGCAGCTGGCCGCTCGAGGCGCCCAAGGCGCTGGACGAGAGCCGCGCGCATGTGGCGGCGGTCATCCTCGACGAGATCCGCAGCCTGCCGGTGGAACCCTTCGGCCTGCCGCTGCCGAGCGACCCGCGGCTGCAGCGCATCGCGCACGCGCTGATCGCCGAACCCGCGGACGAACGCGACCTCGAGCAATGGGCCGGTTGGGCGGCCGTGAGCTCGCGCACGCTGAGCCGGCGCTTCGTGCTGGAAACCGGCTTCAACTTCACGGCCTGGCGGCAGCGCGCGCGCATGATGCGCTCGCTCGAGATGCTCGCGGCCGGCGTCCCGGTGACGGCGATCGCGCTCGACCTCGGCTATTCGACCGCGAGCGCGTTCATCGGGCTGTTCCGCCGCACCTTCGGCGAGACGCCGGCGAGCTACCGGGCGCGGCTGTGA
- a CDS encoding pyridoxamine 5'-phosphate oxidase family protein, which yields MNPRPRPFLDDPAPAPDLDALYAAPSEMTQKAVLDRLVDFHEAYLAQATFFCLATGSEQGLDASPRGGPPGFVHVLDAHTVAFADWPGNNRIESMRNLRRDERLAMVFLFPGLELFLRINGRGRVSTDAGLLNELREGERIPKTATVVRIDEVLLHCGKAINRARLWQDSARLARDALPTVGQMMAALGRRADASAELGTEQIAQIDAHYDHAVKHELY from the coding sequence ATGAACCCAAGACCTCGCCCTTTCCTCGACGATCCGGCCCCGGCGCCCGACCTCGATGCGCTATACGCCGCCCCCTCCGAGATGACCCAGAAGGCGGTGCTCGATCGCCTGGTCGACTTCCACGAGGCCTATCTCGCGCAGGCCACCTTCTTCTGCCTCGCCACCGGCAGCGAGCAGGGGCTCGATGCCTCGCCGCGCGGCGGCCCACCGGGCTTCGTCCACGTGCTGGATGCGCACACGGTCGCCTTCGCCGACTGGCCCGGCAACAACCGCATCGAGTCGATGCGCAACCTGCGGCGCGACGAGCGGCTCGCGATGGTGTTCCTGTTCCCCGGTCTCGAACTCTTCCTGCGCATCAACGGCCGCGGCCGCGTCTCGACCGATGCCGGGCTGCTGAACGAACTGCGCGAGGGCGAGCGCATTCCCAAGACCGCGACCGTGGTGCGCATCGACGAGGTGCTGCTGCATTGCGGCAAGGCCATCAACCGTGCCCGGCTGTGGCAGGACAGTGCCCGCCTCGCGCGCGATGCGCTGCCGACCGTGGGCCAGATGATGGCCGCGCTGGGCCGGCGCGCCGATGCCTCGGCCGAGCTCGGCACGGAGCAGATCGCTCAGATCGACGCGCACTACGACCACGCGGTCAAGCACGAGCTGTACTGA
- a CDS encoding NAD(P)H-dependent oxidoreductase: protein MTRPILHTLICSTRPGRVGPAVADWAHGIAEAHGGFDARFVDLAAFGLPVFDEPEHPRLQRYTHEHTRAWSASVAEADAFLFVLPEYNFAPPGALVNALNYLVREWQYKAVGFVSYGGMSGGIRAVQVTKQLLGTLKVVPMLEAVAFTNVGQQLQAEGGLSANPANAAAAKAMLDELLRWTSALRTLRS, encoded by the coding sequence ATGACCCGTCCCATCCTCCATACCCTGATCTGCAGCACGCGGCCCGGCCGCGTGGGCCCGGCCGTTGCCGACTGGGCGCACGGCATCGCCGAAGCGCACGGCGGCTTCGACGCCCGTTTCGTCGACCTGGCGGCCTTCGGGCTGCCGGTGTTCGACGAACCCGAGCATCCGCGCCTGCAGCGCTACACGCACGAGCACACGCGCGCCTGGAGCGCGAGCGTCGCCGAGGCCGATGCCTTCCTGTTCGTGCTGCCCGAATACAACTTCGCGCCGCCGGGCGCGCTGGTCAATGCCTTGAACTACCTCGTGCGCGAATGGCAGTACAAGGCCGTCGGCTTCGTGAGCTACGGCGGCATGTCGGGCGGCATCCGCGCGGTGCAGGTCACCAAGCAGCTGCTCGGCACGCTCAAGGTGGTGCCGATGCTCGAGGCGGTCGCGTTCACGAACGTGGGCCAGCAGCTGCAGGCCGAGGGCGGCCTGTCGGCCAACCCCGCCAACGCGGCGGCCGCGAAGGCGATGCTCGACGAACTGCTGCGCTGGACTTCGGCGCTGCGCACGCTGAGGTCGTAG